The proteins below come from a single Kryptolebias marmoratus isolate JLee-2015 linkage group LG12, ASM164957v2, whole genome shotgun sequence genomic window:
- the samd9l gene encoding sterile alpha motif domain-containing protein 9-like, protein MADKPEQSPQSWSESEVSVWLKSIGVKEQYIKKLYEEEVDGQTLLALNEDFLKTEICMKAGPAHLIIQNRDALLSSLQKCQGNKKSTSAKSSESEPKNNQRSAQGSSTAGNTPQLPVTDQNESEERQTPQEEFTLSSKDDCKPRPFDEEIDFIYVKHRVLQPESGAFNLISPCHEYKSLAVAATLDRTRLQAKFAREVLKFATGCMNIRSNGTIHFGVMDSKEDAEYVHGEIIGIPVNDRAIYVDALDYIERSFSTDREHVRQCVRPPTFIEVMDRGSTEKRYVVEVDIVPSLRIVKNKVYLVKLPNFKESANKVEFEKKELILRRVGSKTEPVSDKDIGDFYQRVKDRDAQREEAEKNQFLSAPETCQDLGRKLTMLLTSGKKFIEKEKWFILVTNKFKPDDLRNIDWLLNMNVFCVFDFDPDSKISGLCSMYLQHHVANMHFLQSYKIPAGMSIKDFTSHLHLFEQTSWIFCNGCTDFKGNETQCNEMTWIRTKMTFLRESVSLICKQILPKGTFQVIFLLTSPVEKPLLHTFNEFFTDMEGHDDIICICESEKNYQKWKSFAEGSCGKEVVYNSSVVGMKMSHINSTLQQVQPFKACAQKHLPVFVKGTCLLETHTEEQMYSLEILTVDHCDETSKDFINEEKANIERQFYRGGRVTWLNFWLAEHKYVEEVIERDACHETAKLLNDALKSNVDQTPVNCINIYHHPGSGGSTVARQVLWNNRKDLRCAVVKPSYSVSVVAQHAVELREYEEKDPQKCLPVLLLVEDADKEYLDDLRNELEVAINVKRIQYGTLCFVLLSCRRSHDPERKCKESPLQNVSVTHKLSAQEKRKFAGKREALEERYAPEFILTFVLMSEGFSEDYIQHFVKHLLQGIDRQSVVTRLIHYVALLNTYVQNSFISQSHCEALLALTIHLERFRQHKFESSLSDQAKLVLLHLRDEKTQIESIRIIHPLVAKEILQQLLDDNQTQSGLAMGLLCENVLFEHRFGREEYLSFLRHLFLRRSRISKGDKYDSFFSPLIEHVCDYEKSPSKAIELLKEAFQRFHQDPYFAQQLARLHYTYERFEEAKQWAETADKQLPNNSYILDTKGQVYRKWFQAKCKAIEYGNVSKTPQNTADAVDTALKALECFQDCERATDADMEDVNSSGFFNEVEVGCSLLKLISSLQVFANRTNGHSECMKYLLTDYIPEELESAWEPFHLRLKKVHKTMQDALEWISEDLSYFQTDVGIEEEIPVHPEEKISHPLTWLAKKSSEYGKYFSEADSAVLLRQGQSIPAKLTPFQKRMIIYHLGGGNIISILSKLADQKDGVRRLESILTLYPRNPLQAKFGQRDIVNYIAAHISLNCLSPQARMVAPLKDLQLLCSQLPSDKRKCLPSALFLLTLLFWPEDHDTDQEKESKYEIVQSAVEHLEKGYFTKMKDIPQRKRRIYTHFFLGNGNGLDKFVHKRKFDKITKGFSVSEKRLKWFSGEAWKSPDIAMMLKRVSGWTEDRAVYLEGPQKKKFQILPLFVPSVPHSNENITFYLGFTFRGPVAYNILVEK, encoded by the exons ATGG CTGACAAACCTGAGCAGTCACCTCAGAGCTGGTCTGAGTCTGAAGTAAGTGTCTGGCTTAAATCCATTGGCGTGAAGGAGCAGTACATAAAAAAGCTCTATGAAGAGGAAGTGGATGGACAAACCCTCCTTGCACTCAATGAGgactttttaaagacagagattTGCATGAAAGCAGGGCCTGCCCACTTGATTATACAAAACAGAGATGCGCTTCTCAGCTCCCTACAAAAATGTCAGGGGAACAAAAAGTCCACCAGTGCCAAAAGCTCAGAGTCTGAGCCAAAGAACAATCAGAGATCAGCTCAAGGTTCCTCAACAGCAGGCAATACTCCTCAGCTCCCCGTGACAGACCAAAATGAGTCTGAGGAGAGACAAACTCCTCAAGAAGAATTCACATTGTCTTCAAAGGACGACTGCAAACCCCGACCGTTTGATGaagaaattgattttatttacgtAAAACACAGAGTGCTCCAGCCTGAATCAGGTGCCTTTAATCTGATATCTCCTTGCCATGAATACAAGTCTTTGGCTGTAGCTGCTACATTGGACCGAACAAGACTCCAAGCAAAGTTTGCCAGGGAGGTTCTCAAATTTGCAACGGGCTGTATGAATATCAGATCTAATGGCACTATACACTTTGGAGTGATGGACAGCAAGGAGGATGCAGAATACGTGCACGGCGAGATAATTGGAATTCCTGTAAATGATAGGGCCATTTATGTAGATGCTTTGGACTACATTGAGAGAAGCTTCTCCACAGACAGAGAGCATGTTCGCCAGTGTGTGCGACCACCAACTTTCATTGAAGTTATGGATCGAGGAAGTACAGAAAAGAGATATGTAGTGGAGGTGGACATTGTGCCTTCACTACGAATTGTCAAGAATAAGGTGTATCTTGTCAAGCTGCCAAACTTCAAAGAGTCGGCTAACAAAgttgaatttgaaaaaaaagaattgattCTACGAAGAGTAGGCTCTAAAACCGAGCCGGTGAGCGACAAAGACATAGGTGATTTCTACCAGAGAGTCAAAGATCGTGATGCTCAAAGAGAGGAAGCAGAGAAAAATCAGTTCCTCAGTGCTCCAGAGACGTGCCAAGACCTCGGACGGAAGCTCACAATGCTACTGACCAGTGGGAAGAAGTTCATCGAAAAGGAAAAATGGTTCATACTGGTCACAAACAAATTCAAGCCGGATGACCTCCGTAACATTGACTGGCTGCTCAACATGAatgtgttctgtgtgtttgaCTTTGACCCAGACTCGAAGATATCAGGTCTTTGCAGTATGTACCTTCAGCACCATGTTGCAAACATGCATTTTCTGCAGAGCTACAAAATACCTGCTGGCATGAGCATCAAGGATTTCACGAGCCACTTGCATCTGTTTGAGCAGACCAGTTGGATCTTTTGCAATGGATGCACTGATTTCAAAGGAAATGAAACTCAGTGCAATGAAATGACCTGGATTAGGACAAAAATGACTTTCTTGCGAGAGTCTGTGTCCCTGATCTGCAAACAGATTTTACCTAAAGGGACATTTCAGGtcatttttcttctcacatCACCTGTGGAGAAACCACTCCTGCACACCTTTAATGAGTTTTTCACTGACATGGAGGGCCATGATGACATTATCTGCATCTGTGAATCTGAGAAAAACTACCAGAAGTGGAAAAGCTTTGCAGAGGGCTCGTGTGGAAAGGAAGTGGTTTACAATTCAAGTGTTGTTGGGATGAAAATGAGTCACATCAATTCAACTCTGCAGCAAGTACAGCCTTTCAAAGCATGTGCCCAAAAACATCTCCCAGTCTTTGTGAAAGGGACGTGTCTgcttgaaacacacacagaagaacAAATGTATTCTCTGGAAATTCTGACGGTCGATCATTGTGATGAAACAAGCAAAGACTTCATCAATGAAGAGAAAGCAAACATTGAACGCCAGTTCTATCGGGGTGGGAGAGTGACCTGGCTGAACTTCTGGCTTGCTGAGCACAAGTATGTTGAAGAGGTTATTGAAAGAGACGCCTGTCATGAAACAGCCAAGCTTCTCAATGATGCCTTGAAATCTAATGTGGATCAGACTCCAGTGAACTGTATAAACATCTATCATCACCCTGGAAGTGGTGGAAGCACGGTGGCGAGACAAGTGCTGTGGAACAATAGAAAGGATCTGAGATGTGCAGTGGTGAAACCTTCATACTCAGTTTCTGTTGTAGCACAGCATGCAGTGGAGCTAAGAGAATATGAAGAGAAAGATCCCCAGAAGTGCCTTCCAGTGCTGCTTCTTGTTGAAGATGCAGACAAAGAATATCTAGATGATCTCAGGAATGAACTGGAGGTTGCCATAAATGTCAAACGAATCCAGTATGGAACtctttgtttcgttttgttgaGTTGCAGACGTTCCCACGATCCAGAGAGGAAATGTAAGGAGTCTCCACTACAGAATGTGTCTGTCACTCACAAACTGTCTGCTCAAGAGAAGAGAAAGTTTGCTGGAAAACGAGAAGCTCTTGAGGAACGATATGCACCTGAGTTCATCCTGACCTTTGTTTTGATGAGTGAAGGATTCTCTGAAGATTACATCCAGCACTTTGTAAAACACTTGCTTCAAGGCATTGACCGACAGTCAGTTGTCACTCGCCTCATTCACTATGTTGCATTGCTGAACACGTATGTTCAAAACTCTTTTATCTCTCAGTCCCATTGTGAAGCTTTGCTCGCCTTAACCATTCACTTGGAGAGGTTCCGGCAGCACAAGTTTGAAAGCTCCCTCAGTGATCAGGCCAAACTTGTCTTGTTGCACCTCAGAGATGAGAAGACACAAATTGAATCAATCAGAATCATCCATCCACTTGTGGCAAAAGAAATTCTTCAACAACTTCTGGATGACAATCAAACCCAAAGCGGACTGGCGATGGGTTTGCTCTGTGAGAATGTGCTCTTTGAGCACAGATTTGGAAGGGAGGAGTATTTGTCATTCTTGAGACACCTCTTCTTAAGGCGGTCCAGAATAAGTAAAGGAGACAAATATGACagtttcttctctcctctcatTGAACATGTGTGTGACTATGAGAAAAGCCCCAGCAAAGCAATTGAGTTACTGAAGGAAGCATTCCAGCGTTTCCATCAAGATCCATACTTTGCACAACAACTGGCTCGTCTTCATTACACTTATGAAAGGTTTGAAGAAGCAAAACAATGGGCAGAGACAGCTGATAAACAGTTGCCCAACAACTCATACATACTCGACACAAAAGGGCAGGTTTACAGAAAATGGTTCCAAGCAAAATGCAAGGCAATTGAGTATGGAAACGTATCAAAGACGCCCCAAAATACAGCAGATGCTGTGGACACTGCCCTCAAAGCCCTCGAGTGTTTTCAGGATTGTGAGAGGGCAACTGATGCTGACATGGAAGATGTAAACAGTTCAGGGTTTTTTAATGAAGTCGAGGTGGGATGCAGCCTGCTCAAACTGATCTCCTCACTCCAAGTGTTTGCAAACAGAACCAATGGCCACTCCGAATGTATGAAGTACCTCTTAACAGATTACATTCCGGAGGAACTTGAAAGTGCCTGGGAGCCATTTCATTTACGTTTGAAAAAGGTTCACAAGACAATGCAAGATGCCTTGGAATGGATTTCTGAGGACCTCAGTTACTTCCAGACAGATGTTGGAATTGAAGAAGAGATCCCCGTACATCCTGAAGAAAAGATAAGCCATCCTCTCACATGGCTGGCAAAAAAATCATCTGAGTATGGGAAGTACTTCAGTGAAGCAGATTCTGCTGTACTTCTACGACAAGGTCAATCAATCCCAGCAAAGCTAACTCCTTTCCAAAAACGCATGATCATCTATCATCTTGGTGGAGGGAACATCATATCCATCCTCTCCAAGCTAGCTGACCAAAAAGATGGAGTACGTCGTCTAGAGAGCATCCTCACTCTCTACCCCAGGAATCCATTACAGGCCAAATTTGGTCAAAGGGATATTGTCAATTACATTGCGGCACACATTTCTCTCAACTGCCTGTCCCCACAAGCTCGAATGGTAGCTCCTCTGAAAGATCTACAGCTTCTTTGCAGCCAGTTACCATCAGACAAAAGGAAATGTTTACCAAGTGCCTTGTTCTTGCTTACCTTGTTATTCTGGCCAGAAGATCATGACACAGACCAGGAGAAAGAAAGCAAATATGAAATTGTGCAATCAGCAGTTGAGCACCTTGAAAAAGGCTACTTTACCAAGATGAAAGACATTCCGCAACGAAAAAGAAGAATTTACACCCACTTTTTCCTGGGAAACGGAAATGGGTTGGATAAATTTGTCCACAAGAGGAAGTTTGACAAAATCACAAAAGGGTTCTCAGTCTCTGAGAAACGCTTGAAGTGGTTCAGTGGTGAGGCATGGAAAAGTCCTGATATCGCCATGATGCTTAAGCGTGTTTCTGGGTGGACTGAGGATAGAGCAGTGTACCTTGAAGGcccccaaaaaaagaagtttcaaATTCTGCCTCTTTTCGTACCTTCTGTGCCCCATAGTAATGAAAACATCACCTTCTACTTGGGATTCACCTTTAGAGGTCCTGTTGCCTATAACATTCTTGTGGAAAAGTAG
- the LOC108239231 gene encoding serine/threonine-protein kinase/endoribonuclease IRE1, with the protein MDWRVSDRVVVCCILAWLCCAGHPPAGLCGATTVSLPENLLFVSTLDGNLHAVSKKSGSIKWTLKEDPVLQVPTHVAEPAFLPDPNDGSLYSLGGKNSKGLTKLPFTIPELVQASPCRSSDGILYMGKKQDLWYVVDLLTGEKQQTLTSSFAEMFCPSSSLLYLGRTEYTITMYDTKSRELRWNATYSDYASTLPDDDTKYKVAHFVSNGDGLVVTVDSDTGDLQWVQNYNSPVVAMYIWQREGLRKIPHTNVAVETLRYLTFMSGEVGRITRWKYPFPKETKPTNKFMATLYVGKYSTSLYASPSLVHDGVTVVPRGRTFPLLEGPDSQETEEDKECVITPSTKVHPNAGLRERNRINFMRNYLLLIGHHETPPDAHTKILEKFPDSFPRNGGNVIPPTTDKKVEEKVNDSGMDDRTSIQEPGTRTLRPEAPVDSMLKDMASIIFSTFLLAGWVAFVIIYPKSVHKQQQLQHQEFQRQMEERLELLQKQQPFSPADVGSADSDYLEVTRTRSDCSDHSSPNITPRASNHSNMSVSELGSSANEHEDGEDDSSVARVGNITFHPKHVLGHGAEGTIVYKGQFDNRPVAVKRILPECFSFADREVQLLRESDEHPNVIRYFCTERDRQFQYIAIELCAATLQEYVERKDFSRHGLEPVPLLQQTMSGLAHLHSLKIVHRDLKPHNILVSMPNAHGRVRAMISDFGLCKKLAVGRHSFSRRSGVPGTEGWIAPEVLSEDFKDNPTCAVDIFSAGCVFYYVVSQGKHPFGKSLQRQANILLGTYSLDYLQSDKHGDIVAKDLIEQMLSMDPQRRPSAESVLKHPFFWSLEKELQFFQDVSDRIEKEPLDGPIVRQLERGGRAVVKGDWREHITVPLQTDLRKFRSYKGGSVRDLVRAMRNKKHHYRELPAEVQETLGSIPDDFVSYFTSRFPHLLMHTYLAMRTCAPERPFLPYYSQSAHHWPQRQTEPCARRLPTQTSEPSLQPQDLSHSTQSVQLGHTQAAEPVSSSPSEPVSSQFPVQTVQPAERGLSTQTNATLASESPSAPLRQTDSGQPVMLTHTLDSGPV; encoded by the exons ATGGACTGGCGAGTGAGCGATCGGGTTGTGGTGTGCTGCATTTTAGCCTGGCTCTGCTGCGCTGGACACCCACCAGCG GGGCTCTGCGGCGCCACCACAGTTTCCCTTCCTGAGAACTTGCTCTTCGTGTCGACCTTGGATGGAAACCTGCACGCTGTCAGCAAGAAATCAGGCTCTATCAAATGGACTCTGAAAGAAG ATCCAGTTCTTCAGGTCCCCACACACGTAGCAGA GCCGGCGTTCCTGCCAGACCCCAATGACGGCAGCCTGTACTCTCTGGGAGGAAAGAACAGCAAAGGCCTCACC AAGTTGCCGTTCACCATCCCCGAGTTGGTCCAGGCCTCTCCCTGTCGCAGCTCCGATGGAATCCTTTACATGG gtaagaAGCAGGACTTGTGGTATGTGGTGGATCTGCTGACGGGGGAAAAACAGCAGACTCTGACTTCCTCCTTCGCTGAGATGTTTTGTCCGTCCTCATCCCTCCTCTATCTGGGAcgcacag AGTACACCATTACCATGTATGACACAAAGAGCAGAGAGCTGCGCTGGAATGCCACCTATTCAGACTACGCCTCCACCCTCCCTGATGATGACACCAAATACA AGGTGGCTCACTTCGTGTCCAACGGCGACGGGCTCGTGGTGACGGTGGACAGCGACACGGGAGACCTCCAGTGGGTCCAGAACTACAACTCCCCGGTGGTGGCCATGTACATCTGGCAGCGCGAGGGCCTCCGCAAGATCCCGCACACCAATGTCGCAGTGGAAACACTGCGTTACCTCACCTTCATGTCCGGCGAGGTCGGCCGCATCACTCGGTGGAAATATCCATTTCCGAAGGAGACGAAGCCCACAAATAAATTCat GGCCACCCTGTATGTGGGTAAATACTCCACCAGCCTGTATGCATCTCCCTCTCTGGTGCACGATGGAGTTACTGTTGTG ccTCGTGGCAGAACCTTCCCCCTGCTGGAAGGCCCTGACagccaggagacagaggaggacaaGGAGTGTGTCATCACGCCCAGCACAAAGGTGCACCCCAATGCTGGGCTCCGCGAGCGGAACCGGATCAACTTCATGAGGAACTACCTGCTCCTCATAG gCCATCATGAGACACCCCCTGATGCTCACACCAAGATTCTGGAGAAGTTCCCCGACAGCTTCCCTCGTAACGGAGGCAACGTCATCCCACCAACTACTGACAAGAAAGTAGAGGAG aagGTCAATGACAGTGGTATGGATGATCGAACATCTATCCAGGAGCCTGGGACTCGGACGCTGCGTCCAGAGGCCCCCGTGGACTCCATGCTCAAAGACATGGCCAGCATCATCTTCTCCACCTTCCTCCTGGCTGGCTGGGTGGCTTTTGTTATTATCTACCCCAAA AGCGtgcacaagcagcagcagctgcagcaccagGAGTTCCAGCGGCAGATGGAGGAAAGGTTGGAGCTGCTCCAGAAGCAGCAGCCCTTCTCCCCCGCGGACGTGGGCTCTGCGGACAGCGACTACCTGGAGGTGACCCGCACTCGCTCGGACTGCTCAGACCACAGCAGCCCGAACATCACGCCCCGGGCCTCCAACCACTCCAACATGTCCGTGTCAGAGCTGGGGAGCTCAGCCAATGAGCACGAAGACGGAG AGGATGATTCCAGTGTTGCCAGAGTGGGCAACATCACTTTCCATCCTAAGCACGTCTTGGGACACGGCGCTGAGGGGACCATTGTGTACAA GGGGCAGTTTGACAACCGACCGGTAGCCGTGAAGAGAATTCTCCCAGAATGCTTCAGCTTCGCAGATCGAGAGGTTCAGCTGCTCAGAGAGTCTGATGAGCACCCAAACGTGATCCGGTACTTCTGTACGGAGAGGGACCGGCAGTTCCAGTACATCGCCATAGAGCTGTGTGCCGCCACGCTTCAGGAG TACGTGGAGAGAAAGGATTTCAGTCGTCATGGACTTGAGCCCGTCCCTCTTCTGCAGCAGACCATGTCAGGACTAGCCCACCTGCACTCCCTTAAGATAG tcCACAGAGACCTGAAACCCCACAACATCCTGGTGTCCATGCCCAACGCACACGGCCGAGTCCGGGCCATGATCTCAGACTTCGGCTTGTGTAAGAAGCTCGCAGTGGGGCGTCACAGTTTCAGTAGAAGGTCCGGGGTTCCAGGCACCGAGGGTTGGATCGCTCCCGAGGTTCTCAGCGAGGACTTCAAAGACAATCCA ACCTGTGCAGTTGATATCTTCTCCGCTGGTTGTGTCTTCTACTACGTGGTGTCTCAGGGCAAACACCCCTTTGGCAAATCTCTGCAGAGGCAAGCAAACATCCTGCTGGGCACATACAGCCTCGACTATCTGCAAAGCGACAAACACG GGGACATTGTAGCCAAAGATCTAATCGAGCAAATGCTGAGCATGGATCCTCAAAGAAGACCCTCGGCTGAAAGCGTTCTCAAACACCCTTTCTTCTGGAGTCTGGAGAAAGAGTTGCAGTTCTTTCAG GATGTGAGTGACAGAATAGAAAAGGAGCCGCTGGACGGACCAATCGTGAGACAActggagagaggagggagggctGTGGTCAAGGGTGACTGGAGAGAGCACATCACAGTCCCGCTGCAGACGG ATCTGCGGAAATTTCGTTCCTATAAGGGTGGTTCAGTCAGAGACCTGGTGCGTGCCATGAGAAACAAG AAGCATCATTACAGAGAGCTGCCTGCCGAGGTGCAGGAGACTCTGGGCTCCATCCCTGACGACTTTGTGTCGTACTTCACGTCCCGTTTTCCTCACCTGCTCATGCACACGTACCTGGCCATGCGGACCTGTGCGCCTGAGAGGCCGTTCCTGCCTTATTACTCTCAGAGTGCACACCATTGGccacaaagacaaactgagccGTGCGCTCGGCGCCTCCCAACACAGACATCAGAACCGTCGTTACAACCCCAGGATCTTTCACATTCGACACAGTCCGTGCAGCTCGGCCACACACAGGCTGCCGAACCAGTGTCCTCATCCCCCAGTGAGCCAGTGTCTTCACAGTTTCCGGTTCAGACGGTGCAGCCAGCAGAGCGAGGACTGTCCACACAGACAAACGCCACGCTGGCCTCAGAGTCGCCTTCAGCTCCTCTCAGGCAGACAGACTCCGGTCAGCCTGTCATGCTCACACATACTCTGGACAGTGGACCAGTGTGA